A genomic stretch from Bacteroidota bacterium includes:
- a CDS encoding T9SS type A sorting domain-containing protein, with the protein MYRSLLPVLLALLLCLPEVAAQDAAPRVVAASRVNTSLPLRDLPIQPAQTRTALPAVVPNKFHSFDKPSRNPNADRPGFTDPVLDAGRSTAGPGTVLESFDGVSAAESFLIPPDTNGDVGLDHYVHWINGTAKFYDKAGNVVLGPVPGNFFWQGLGGPCDSRNDGDPIILYDELAGRWVAMQFMLQEVVTGFGTNALCIAVSTTSDPTGSYHQYQFNNPYFPDYPKIGVWPDAYYMTTRSFGAPGGFRMEAMAFERARMLNGQQADMVSFFIPRNNNGTDIDGFLPADLDGPPPPAGTPGLFVGGPVTSPQQLRIYGLDVNWTNPNASTFSLLNTLTPAGYDSNVSGGIPQPSPGASLEVLSFTLMHRVQYRNFGDRQTLVLNHTVDAGGNRAGVRWYELRNGAGNTGSGWSLYQQGTYAPNDGLDRWMASAALNGNGDLAIGYSVSGPSLFPSIRFTGQTAAMSGTGTLDVAETTILTGGGAQTGVFSGRSRWGDYSMLSVDPANDESFWFTTEYYQTTSFSDFRTRIAEFVLPSGGDLTVTITPNTPPAPVVLQRGDFAFFDVTFEVSADGPSSFEFWTEVDLPNGSTRSPLIGPSTINVSPPATVTQTFVQRVPNQAPFGSYAYRAEVGSFPNDVADADAFSAEIVPGRADGPDDWQSFDAEGRLLEGGQVYDFRTAPGTDTPAASSEALPVEAALAAAYPNPFAAATTLGFALPAATDVTLEVLDVLGRRVALVAQGEYEAGTHTASFDASGLASGAYLVRLTTGGGFAEVQRVTLLR; encoded by the coding sequence ATGTACCGCTCCCTACTGCCGGTCTTGCTCGCGCTCCTGCTGTGCCTGCCCGAAGTCGCAGCCCAGGACGCCGCGCCGCGGGTCGTCGCGGCCAGCCGGGTCAACACTTCGCTCCCGCTCCGCGACCTGCCGATTCAGCCCGCACAGACGCGCACGGCCCTCCCCGCTGTCGTGCCGAACAAGTTCCACAGCTTCGACAAGCCGTCGCGCAACCCGAACGCAGACCGTCCGGGCTTCACCGACCCCGTGCTCGACGCCGGGCGCAGCACGGCCGGGCCGGGCACGGTCCTGGAGAGCTTCGACGGCGTGTCGGCGGCCGAGTCCTTCCTCATCCCGCCGGACACCAACGGCGATGTCGGCCTCGACCACTACGTGCACTGGATCAACGGCACGGCCAAGTTCTACGACAAGGCGGGCAACGTCGTGCTCGGGCCGGTGCCGGGCAATTTCTTCTGGCAGGGCCTCGGCGGGCCGTGCGACTCGCGCAACGACGGCGACCCGATCATCCTCTACGACGAGCTTGCGGGCCGCTGGGTGGCAATGCAGTTCATGCTCCAGGAGGTCGTCACGGGTTTCGGGACGAATGCACTCTGCATCGCCGTCTCCACGACCTCGGACCCGACCGGCTCCTACCACCAGTACCAGTTCAACAACCCGTATTTCCCGGACTACCCCAAGATCGGCGTCTGGCCCGACGCGTACTACATGACCACGCGGTCCTTCGGCGCGCCGGGCGGCTTTCGGATGGAAGCCATGGCCTTCGAGCGTGCTCGGATGCTGAACGGGCAGCAGGCCGATATGGTCTCGTTCTTCATCCCGCGCAACAACAACGGCACCGACATCGACGGCTTCCTCCCGGCCGACCTGGACGGGCCGCCGCCGCCGGCGGGCACGCCGGGCCTCTTCGTCGGCGGGCCGGTCACGTCGCCGCAGCAGCTTCGCATCTACGGCCTCGACGTGAACTGGACTAACCCGAACGCCTCGACGTTCTCCCTGCTCAACACACTCACCCCAGCCGGGTACGACTCGAACGTCTCGGGCGGCATCCCGCAGCCGTCACCGGGGGCGAGTCTCGAGGTGCTGTCGTTCACGCTGATGCACCGGGTGCAGTACCGCAACTTCGGCGACCGCCAGACGCTCGTGCTCAACCACACCGTCGACGCCGGGGGTAACCGGGCGGGCGTTCGGTGGTACGAACTGCGCAACGGCGCGGGCAACACCGGCTCCGGGTGGAGCCTCTACCAGCAGGGCACCTACGCCCCGAACGACGGGCTGGACCGCTGGATGGCGTCGGCGGCGCTCAACGGCAACGGAGACCTCGCCATCGGCTACTCCGTCTCCGGCCCGTCGCTGTTCCCGTCGATCCGCTTCACCGGCCAGACGGCCGCGATGAGCGGAACGGGCACCCTGGACGTCGCCGAGACCACGATTCTGACGGGCGGGGGCGCGCAGACCGGTGTCTTCAGCGGGCGCTCCCGCTGGGGCGACTACAGCATGCTCTCCGTCGATCCGGCTAACGACGAGTCGTTCTGGTTCACGACGGAGTACTACCAGACCACCTCGTTCTCCGACTTCCGAACCCGTATCGCCGAGTTCGTGCTGCCGTCCGGCGGTGACCTCACCGTGACGATTACCCCGAACACCCCGCCCGCGCCGGTCGTGCTCCAGCGCGGCGACTTCGCCTTCTTCGACGTGACCTTCGAGGTCAGCGCCGACGGCCCGTCGTCGTTCGAGTTCTGGACCGAGGTGGACTTGCCCAACGGCAGCACGCGCTCGCCACTGATCGGGCCGAGCACGATCAACGTGAGCCCACCGGCGACGGTGACGCAGACGTTCGTCCAGCGCGTCCCCAACCAGGCTCCGTTCGGGAGCTACGCCTACCGCGCCGAGGTCGGGAGCTTCCCGAACGACGTGGCCGACGCGGACGCCTTCTCGGCCGAGATCGTGCCGGGCCGCGCGGACGGGCCGGACGACTGGCAGTCGTTCGACGCCGAGGGGCGGCTCCTGGAAGGCGGTCAGGTCTACGACTTCCGCACCGCGCCGGGGACGGACACGCCGGCGGCATCGAGCGAAGCGCTGCCGGTGGAGGCGGCGCTGGCCGCAGCCTACCCCAACCCCTTCGCCGCGGCGACCACGCTCGGCTTCGCCCTGCCGGCGGCAACGGACGTGACGCTCGAGGTGCTCGACGTGCTCGGCCGCCGCGTGGCGCTCGTCGCGCAGGGCGAGTACGAGGCGGGGACGCACACGGCCTCGTTCGACGCGAGTGGGCTGGCCAGCGGGGCCTACCTCGTGCGGCTGACGACCGGCGGCGGCTTCGCCGAGGTGCAGCGCGTCACGCTGCTGCGCTAG
- a CDS encoding T9SS type A sorting domain-containing protein, with translation MNGDGAIGLAYSVTGPSLFPSIRFTGQTAAASGSGQMDVEETTILDGGGVQTLGFGRWGDYSMTSVDPVDDRTFWHTNEYYETTSARDYRTRIASFELPSGGLALSATNTTPLTVAPGDSVTFAYTISNATDSDLAGDLFFEMTPAGLAGIITSGVIPAGQSTSGTFTQPVPDTTLVGTYAYTISVGQFPDVSRASRTFTLAVVGATATESQTAPDAVLLGAAYPNPFRAAATFSFALPVPDDLTLEVLDVLGRRVALLAEGTHAAGAHRATFDATGLPSGAYVVRLVTGSGQSEVQRLTLLR, from the coding sequence ATGAACGGCGACGGGGCCATCGGCCTAGCCTACTCGGTCACGGGCCCGTCGCTGTTCCCGTCGATCCGCTTCACCGGCCAGACGGCCGCCGCGAGCGGCAGCGGCCAGATGGACGTCGAGGAGACGACGATTCTGGACGGCGGCGGAGTCCAGACGCTCGGCTTCGGGCGCTGGGGAGACTACAGCATGACCTCGGTTGACCCGGTGGACGACCGCACGTTCTGGCACACCAACGAGTACTACGAGACGACCTCTGCACGCGACTACCGGACGCGCATCGCCTCGTTCGAGCTGCCCTCGGGCGGGCTGGCCCTGTCGGCGACGAACACGACGCCGCTGACGGTCGCCCCCGGCGACTCGGTGACGTTCGCCTACACCATCTCCAACGCGACCGACTCGGATCTGGCGGGGGATCTGTTCTTCGAGATGACACCGGCGGGCCTCGCGGGCATCATCACCTCCGGGGTGATTCCAGCGGGGCAGAGCACCAGCGGGACCTTTACGCAGCCGGTGCCGGACACGACGCTGGTGGGGACCTACGCCTACACGATCAGCGTCGGCCAATTCCCAGACGTGTCGCGGGCGTCGCGCACGTTCACCCTCGCGGTGGTGGGCGCGACGGCTACGGAGAGCCAGACGGCCCCCGACGCGGTGCTCCTCGGCGCAGCCTACCCGAACCCGTTCCGCGCGGCGGCGACGTTCAGCTTCGCCCTCCCGGTCCCCGATGACCTCACGCTGGAAGTACTCGACGTGCTCGGCCGCCGCGTGGCGCTGCTGGCCGAGGGTACGCACGCAGCCGGGGCCCACCGGGCGACGTTCGACGCGACGGGCCTGCCGAGCGGGGCGTACGTGGTGCGCCTCGTGACGGGCAGCGGGCAGAGCGAGGTGCAGCGCCTCACCCTCCTGCGCTAG